A genome region from Anolis carolinensis isolate JA03-04 chromosome 6, rAnoCar3.1.pri, whole genome shotgun sequence includes the following:
- the c6h9orf152 gene encoding uncharacterized protein C9orf152 homolog isoform X2 produces the protein MREVFCFCLILSFLWEQMVSAYEYMSRIFLVTHPSKQGASDCSRQPTKMDVSKLEEQYDCLKQKQKQQTHVIVFKTGEHETIAKESMVNPVLINKNVKRGKAFKERIPVKEVCLDLPLGENIQDSSPWRIHLELHRLEQGEHRKIIPCDVVQNKNELVDIDRKLSLEESVISCEESLTNCEQSMGLLSEQENPSPAEKTFNSNPSFTPGTWTHPQMSPSKLAPSSNKLPYYPFPQKKTRKISEAARRLGLYVSQ, from the exons ATGAGGGAAGTGTTCTGCTTCTGCCTAATTTTGTCTTTCTTATGGGAACAGATGGTGAGCGCTTATGAATATATGAGCCGTATTTTTTTAGTGACTCATCCGTCCAAGCAAGGAGCCTCAGACTGTTCCCGGCAGCCAACCAAGATGGACGTAAGCAAACTGGAAGAGCAATACGACTGTCTAAAGCAGAAGCAAAAGCAGCAGACACACGTTATTGTATTTAAAACAG GTGAACATGAGACCATTGCTAAAGAATCTATGGTCAACCCTGTTTTAATTAACAAGAACGTGAAAAGGGGGAAAGCATTCAAAGAGCGTATTCCCGTCAAAGAAGTCTGCCTTGATCTCCCCCTTGGTGAAAACATACAAGACAGTTCACCGTGGCGGATACATTTAGAGCTCCACCGCCTTGAACAAGGGGAGCATAGAAAAATAATCCCTTGTGATGTTGTGCAAAACAAGAATGAACTAGTTGACATTGACAGAAAACTATCTCTGGAGGAAAGTGTGATATCATGTGAAGAATCATTAACAAATTGTGAACAATCCATGGGACTCCTTAGTGAGCAGGAAAACCCAAGCCCTGCTGAAAAGACTTTTAATTCCAATCCATCTTTCACACCAGGGACTTGGACACATCCACAAATGTCGCCCTCGAAATTGGCGCCATCATCCAATAAGTTGCCCTATTATCCTTTCCCCCAGAAAAAGACTCGTAAGATTTCTGAAGCTGCCAGAAGACTTGGACTGTATGTTTCTCAATGA
- the c6h9orf152 gene encoding uncharacterized protein C9orf152 homolog isoform X1 — MREVFCFCLILSFLWEQMVSAYEYMSRIFLVTHPSKQGASDCSRQPTKMDVSKLEEQYDCLKQKQKQQTHVIVFKTGDSRWFTDPAKIQCCTGEHETIAKESMVNPVLINKNVKRGKAFKERIPVKEVCLDLPLGENIQDSSPWRIHLELHRLEQGEHRKIIPCDVVQNKNELVDIDRKLSLEESVISCEESLTNCEQSMGLLSEQENPSPAEKTFNSNPSFTPGTWTHPQMSPSKLAPSSNKLPYYPFPQKKTRKISEAARRLGLYVSQ, encoded by the exons ATGAGGGAAGTGTTCTGCTTCTGCCTAATTTTGTCTTTCTTATGGGAACAGATGGTGAGCGCTTATGAATATATGAGCCGTATTTTTTTAGTGACTCATCCGTCCAAGCAAGGAGCCTCAGACTGTTCCCGGCAGCCAACCAAGATGGACGTAAGCAAACTGGAAGAGCAATACGACTGTCTAAAGCAGAAGCAAAAGCAGCAGACACACGTTATTGTATTTAAAACAG gggactcaaggtggtttacagatccagcaaaaattcaatgctgcacaG GTGAACATGAGACCATTGCTAAAGAATCTATGGTCAACCCTGTTTTAATTAACAAGAACGTGAAAAGGGGGAAAGCATTCAAAGAGCGTATTCCCGTCAAAGAAGTCTGCCTTGATCTCCCCCTTGGTGAAAACATACAAGACAGTTCACCGTGGCGGATACATTTAGAGCTCCACCGCCTTGAACAAGGGGAGCATAGAAAAATAATCCCTTGTGATGTTGTGCAAAACAAGAATGAACTAGTTGACATTGACAGAAAACTATCTCTGGAGGAAAGTGTGATATCATGTGAAGAATCATTAACAAATTGTGAACAATCCATGGGACTCCTTAGTGAGCAGGAAAACCCAAGCCCTGCTGAAAAGACTTTTAATTCCAATCCATCTTTCACACCAGGGACTTGGACACATCCACAAATGTCGCCCTCGAAATTGGCGCCATCATCCAATAAGTTGCCCTATTATCCTTTCCCCCAGAAAAAGACTCGTAAGATTTCTGAAGCTGCCAGAAGACTTGGACTGTATGTTTCTCAATGA